A DNA window from Allokutzneria albata contains the following coding sequences:
- a CDS encoding DNA-3-methyladenine glycosylase I: MEVRTRCGWVTSAPEYIDYHDTEWGVPLRGERELFERVSLEAFQSGLSWLVILRKRENFRAAFAGFDPAVVAEFGDDDVARLLADAGIVRNRAKIDATIANARAVAGLDVPLDELLWSFAPRSSPRPSTLADVPAVTAESKAMAKELKRRGFRFVGPTTCYALMQATGMVNDHVATCWRA; this comes from the coding sequence ATCGAAGTCCGGACGCGCTGCGGCTGGGTCACCTCGGCGCCGGAGTACATCGACTACCACGACACGGAATGGGGTGTTCCGCTCCGCGGGGAACGCGAACTGTTCGAGCGGGTCAGCCTGGAGGCGTTCCAGTCCGGGCTGTCGTGGTTGGTGATCCTGCGCAAGCGGGAGAACTTCCGCGCCGCCTTCGCCGGGTTCGACCCCGCCGTGGTGGCGGAGTTCGGTGACGACGACGTGGCGCGCCTGCTCGCCGACGCGGGAATCGTGCGCAACAGAGCCAAGATCGACGCCACGATCGCCAACGCGCGCGCCGTCGCCGGGCTCGACGTGCCGCTGGACGAGCTGCTCTGGTCCTTCGCCCCGCGGTCCTCGCCGCGACCGTCCACTTTGGCCGATGTGCCCGCGGTGACGGCCGAGTCCAAGGCGATGGCGAAGGAGCTGAAGCGCCGCGGCTTCAGGTTCGTCGGCCCGACGACGTGCTATGCGCTGATGCAGGCCACCGGCATGGTCAACGACCACGTGGCCACCTGCTGGCGCGCCTGA
- a CDS encoding SRPBCC family protein, which translates to MTRLVHQVAVAAPVETVWAAATDWDRQHEWMLGTTVRVTKGDGRSVGSTLAAFTGKAGVGFTDHMEITVWDPPHRCQVLHTGWPVRGPGVFAVRPDGPGRSRFVWGEDLYLPLGVVGALGWPFVRPFFVGGVRYSLNRFAEFCEEYA; encoded by the coding sequence ATGACCAGACTCGTCCACCAGGTCGCCGTCGCCGCACCGGTGGAGACGGTCTGGGCCGCGGCGACCGACTGGGACCGGCAGCACGAGTGGATGCTCGGCACCACCGTGCGCGTGACCAAGGGAGACGGCCGCAGCGTCGGCTCCACGCTCGCCGCGTTCACGGGCAAGGCCGGCGTCGGCTTCACCGACCACATGGAGATCACGGTGTGGGATCCGCCGCACCGCTGCCAGGTCCTGCACACCGGCTGGCCGGTACGCGGACCAGGCGTCTTCGCGGTGCGGCCGGACGGTCCGGGGCGGTCCCGGTTCGTCTGGGGCGAGGACCTGTACCTGCCCCTCGGCGTGGTGGGCGCACTCGGCTGGCCGTTCGTGCGGCCCTTCTTTGTCGGTGGTGTGCGGTACTCCTTGAACCGGTTCGCCGAGTTCTGCGAGGAGTACGCGTGA